A single genomic interval of Lucilia cuprina isolate Lc7/37 chromosome 2, ASM2204524v1, whole genome shotgun sequence harbors:
- the LOC111677682 gene encoding DNA mismatch repair protein spellchecker 1: MEAINANKQEPQLNLDTNARRNFVKFLQKQGEKPVTTVRFFDRTDSYSVHGPEDSDLISRLVYKSTAYIRQLLADDGQPTPYVMLSKTNFELAVRELLLVRNYRVEVYVRRSTGGEWQLEYRGSPGNLLQFEDILFSNKEILVGNSILSLQLRVQNNQRNVGVASVDQNDCLFQVLEFLDDDFFTELEATVVLLGPKECLLPQQDGEYEAVKNLLERNGIMVTVPPKSANTEKNDLIQDLNHLLRFAKGQQEDATGMPELQLNIAMEALRVAIKYTDLVNDAGNLGHYQIKQLNLKRFVHLDAAAVSALNILPKPGTHFSSPSYRWQSVLGVLDHCRTAQGHRLMAQWVKQPLRSQEILNDRHNIVQCFLESPTTLNSLHEEFLKRIPDVLMLTKKLLRQKANLQDIFRIYQVMLRTPKIVNALLALENATVKSVLCDPLKSYLEDLSGLKQMVEQVMDFDAIETGEYLVKASFDSELLEMKERMSKLLHKMEKLQEKAGQELDLDKNQNVKLLNVSHVGYHFRITLRDDSVLRKNKNYKIIDVVKGGIRFTSEKLTEINDEFVTLRTRYEEQQKNIVEEIVKVAVGYAAPLTSLNNEFAQLDCLVSFAIAAQTAPTPYIRPKILPEGAGELVLKDIRHPCLELQEHITFIANNVEFRKDKCNMFIITGPNMGGKSTYIRSVGTAVLMAHVGSFVPCSEATISMVDSILGRVGASDNIIKGLSTFMVEMIETSGIIRSATDKSLVIIDELGRGTSTYEGCGIAWSIAE, encoded by the exons atggAAGCTATTAATGCTAATAAACAAGAACCGCAACTTAATTTAg ACACTAATGCCCGccgaaattttgtaaaatttttacaaaaacagggtgaa AAACCTGTCACTACCGTGCGTTTTTTCGATCGCACTGATTCCTATTCCGTTCACGGCCCCGAAGATTCCGACTTAATTTCTCGTTTAGTTTATAAATCTACCGCCTATATAAGACAGCTTTTAGCTGATGATGGACAGCCTACACCCTATGTTATGCTTTCGAAGACAAATTTCGAATTGGCCGTTCGAGAGTTATTGCTAGTGCGTAATTATCGTGTAGAAGTCTATGTACGCCGTTCTACGGGCGGTGAGTGGCAGTTAGAGTATCGCGGTTCGCCGGGTAATCTTCTGCAGTTCGAGGATATTCTCTTCTCCAATAAGGAGATATTGGTGGGCAATAGCATTTTGTCTTTGCAATTGCGTGTGCAAAATAATCAGCGTAATGTGGGTGTAGCTTCGGTGGATCAGAATGATTGTCTTTTTCAAGTGTTGGAGTTTCTGGACGATGATTTTTTCACTGAATTGGAAGCTACGGTGGTGCTATTGGGTCCCAAGGAGTGTTTGCTGCCTCAACAGGATGGAGAG TATGAAGCTGTTAAAAATCTCTTAGAACGTAATGGCATTATGGTTACGGTGCCACCAAAATCTGCCAACACCGAGAAAAATGATTTAATACAAGATCTTAATCATTTACTACGTTTTGCCAAAGGTCAACAAGAAGATGCCACCGGTATGCCTGAACTACAGCTTAACATAGCCATGGAGGCGTTAAGAGTAGCCATAAAGTATACAGACCTTGTCAATGATGCCGGAAATTTGGGTCACtatcaaataaaacaattaaatctgAAAAG ATTTGTTCATTTAGATGCAGCAGCCGTTAGTGCCCTTAATATACTGCCCAAACCAGGTACACATTTTTCCTCACCCTCCTATAGGTGGCAAAGTGTTTTAGGAGTACTTGATCATTGTCGCACTGCACAAGGTCATCGTTTAATGGCTCAATGGGTTAAGCAACCTTTAAGAAGTCAGGAAATATTAAATGATCGTCATAATATTGTACAATGTTTCCTCGAATCACCCACCACCCTAAATTCTTTGCATGAAGAATTCCTAAAACGTATACCCGACGTATTAATGCTCACCAAAAAGTTATTACGTCAAAAGGCCAATTTACAAGATATCTTTCGCATTTACCAGGTCATGTTGCGTACACCGAAAATTGTAAATGCTCTACTCGCTTTGGAAAATGCCACCGTTAAAAGTGTTTTATGTGATCCCCTCAAAAGTTATCTAGAAGATCTATCGGGACTCAAACAAATGGTAGAACAAGTAATGGACTTTGATGCCATAGAAACGGGTGAATATTTGGTAAAAGCTTCCTTTGATTCGGAACTACTCGAAATGAAAGAAAGAATGTCCAAGTTACTGCACAAAATGGAAAAGCTTCAAGAAAAGGCTGGCCAAGAGTTAGATTTggataaaaatcaaaatgtaaaaCTATTAAATGTCTCACATGTCGGTTATCATTTTCGCATTACCCTAAGAGATGATAGTGTATTGCGTaagaataaaaactataaaataattgaTGTTGTTAAGGGTGGCATACGTTTTACGTCGGAAAAATTAACCGAAATTAATGATGAATTTGTTACGTTACGCACGCGCTACGAAGAGCAACAGAAAAATATTGTGGAGGAAATCGTTAAGGTAGCTGTAGGTTATGCTGCTCCCTTGACAAGTCTTAACAATGAATTTGCTCAATTGGATTGTTTGGTTAGTTTTGCCATAGCTGCTCAAACGGCTCCCACACCCTATATAAGACCCAAGATTTTGCCAGAAGGTGCCGGAGAATTGGTGTTAAAAGATATTCGTCATCCTTGTCTGGAATTGCAAGAGCATATTACCTTCATAGCCAATAATGTGGAGTTTAGAAAAG ATAAAtgtaatatgtttattattactGGTCCCAATATGGGTGGCAAATCCACCTATATACGTTCGGTGGGTACGGCCGTTTTAATGGCTCATGTTGGCTCGTTTGTTCCTTGTTCAGAGGCCACTATATCTATGGTTGATTCCATATTGGGTCGTGTGGGTGCCAGTGATAATATTATTAAGGGTTTGAGTACTTTTATGGTGGAAATGATTGAAACTTCAGG